In the Blautia coccoides genome, AGGCATAAAGGCCATGGATGCGGTTTATGAGAACCTTTTTACACCATACGGTATTATGCTCAACGGCCCGTCCTACACCGTGCCGGATGACGACATCGGCTTTGTGACCAGGGTATACCCGGGTGTGAAGGAAAACGGCTCTGTGTTCAGCCATCCCAATCCATGGGCATGGGCTGCAGAATGCATGCTTGGCAGAGGAAGCCGGGCCATGGAATTTTATAATGCCCTGTGCCCTTATTACCAGAATGATATGATCGAGATTCGCCAGGCAGAGCCGTATTCCTACTGCCAGTTCATTATGGGAAAAGACCACACCGCATACGGCAGGGCAAGACATCCCTTTATGACAGGCAGCGGCGGCTGGGCTTACTTTGCGGCCACCAGATACATGCTGGGCATCCGTCCGCAGATGGACGGACTGGAGATAGACCCCTGCATCCCGGGAGACTGGGACGGATTTAAGGCACACCGGGTATTCCGCGGCGCGTCCTTTGAGATCACAGTAGAGAATCCGGAACATGTGGAAAAGGGTGTAAAGGAAATCTGGCTGGATGGGGAAAAAACAGATAGGATCCCCATCTGTGAAGCGGGCAGCAGTCATACAGTGAGAGTAGTTATGGGATAACTGTTCAGGGGCCTGTGAAGGCAGCGGACAGTTTACGCTATGGGATAACTTATGGGTTCATACAGGAAGGAGAGAACAGCAATGATCAAATTTGGAACAGGCGGTTGGAGAGCCATCATAGGTGACGGCTTCACAAAGGAGAATATCCAGAAGCTGACAAAAGCCCTTGCCATGAAAATGAAGGCAGAGGGCGTAGAGAAGGAAGATATCTGTATTGGATATGACAGGCGTTTCCTGGCAAAAGAGGCGGTTATGTGGGCATGTGAGGTGCTGGCCGCGGAGGGGATCCGTGCCTGGTTTATCAACAGGTCTTCGCCCACCCCGCTGATTATGTATTATGTGATGGCACATGATCTGCCTTACGGCATGATGGTGACGGCCAGCCATAACCCGGCTATTTACAATGGGATCAAGGTCTTCACAAGAGGCGGAAGAGATGCCAATGAGGTGCAGACACAGGAGATCGAGCAGTATATAGCCAAAGTGGAGGAGGAGACTGCAGCAGGTAGTCCTGTGGCTGTCATCCCCTATGAGCAGGCAGTTGCCGAGGGAAAGGTTGTGGAATTTAATCCTCTCAATGAATATCTGGACAATATTATCGCGGCTGTGGATGTGGAGGCTATTAAGAACAAGGGGCTTCGTGTGGCTCTTGACCCCATGTACGGCGTGAGCCAGACATCCCTGAAGACACTGCTCTCCATCACCCGCTGCGAGCTGGAGATCATACATGAGCGCCATGACACACTGTTCGGCGGCAAGCTGCCGGCACCGAATGCCCAGACGCTGCGCTCCCTGCAGAATTATGTGCTGGACAGAGGCTGTGATATCGGTGTGGCCACAGACGGGGATGCCGACCGTATTGGCGTCATTGATGACACCGGCAAATTCCTGCATCCAAATGACATTTTAGTGCTGCTGTACTACTATCTTGTAAAATATAAGGGCTGGAGCGGTCCTGTAGTCCGCAACGTGGCAACCACCCATATGCTGGACCGGGTGGCTGAGAGCTTTGGGCAGAAATGCTATGAGGTTCCTGTTGGCTTCAAATATATTTCCTCCAAGATGGAGGAGACAGACGCCATCATCGGTGGTGAGTCGTCAGGCGGCCTCACTGTAAAGGGACATATCAACGGCAAGGACGGTGTATACGCCGCCATGCTTCTGGTGGAGATGATCGCTGTGACAGGAAAGAAGATCTCACAGATCGCAAGGGATATTGAGGAAGAGTACGGAAGCATCTATATGGAGGAGAGGGACTATAAGTTCACACCTGCGAGAAAAGAGGAGATCCAGAGGACGCTTATGGTGGATAAGGCACTTCCGGATATCAGTGAGCCTATTGAGCGGGTATCTTATATGGACGGCTGTAAGATCTATTTTAAAAACGGCGGCTGGATCATTGCCAGATTCTCCGGTACAGAGCCTCTTCTGCGTATTTTCTGCGAGATGCCGGAGGCTTACCAGGCTGTCCGCATGTGCGAGCTTTTTGAAGAATTTCTGGAATTGAAGGGCTGACCACAGGGATTTTAAATATCCGCGCGTGCACGGTATTGAGCAGTTACAGGAGATGAGACAAATAAATGAGGGTGTACTGCAGAATGACAAAATTTTGCAGTATACCCTCTATTTTTTTCTGCGAAAAAAGAAAGTACATGGTATGATATAGAAAGAGCGGTTTGAAAGAACAGGAACCGCAGAATGCAGGGAGAGAGGAAAAAGAGATGAAAGAAAAAAAGAAAATTTCCATCCAGTGGAGAGTGATCGCCATTGCCCTGGGCTGCTGGATGATACCATTTGTGCTCATGGTGGGAATGATGGTGCATTACATACTGTCCAACCAGTTGGGGGACCGGGTGGATAATATGACGGACCAGGTGAATTTTAATATGCAGACAAGTGTGGAGCGGCTGAACCAGGCCATAGAGGACTCCAGGGACGCGTCCTATGAGGGGGAACTGCGCTCTGTATACGAGGCGTTTAAAAATAACAATTATAAGGATTACTGGTTAAGCGGCAGGGTGCGGGGATATCTGAACACCAAATACACCAAGGACCCCAGCTTTTCCAGCACTGTTTTCTGGTATCTGGAAGAACCGGAGAAGCTAAACGGTGAGGTGTATAATTCCAGTGCGGGTGGGTCTTATCATCAGATAGATACCTATTGGAAGAAAGACCATGAGACAGTGAAAAAATATGCGGAGACCCTTGACACTAACATCGGTTTTCTGGAGTGTGACGGCCGTGTCTATATGATCAGGAATCTTGTGAACCGCTCCTTTGAACCTGTGGGCGTGCTTGTTATGCGCATGAACATCGCCTACTGCTTCGAGGGTATGCAGCATTTTCTGGAAGACTTTGATATGAGTATCTACTTAAATGAACTGAATCTGGAGTTCAGCCAGGGCATAGAACAGGAGAAAAAGGACGGGCCTTACCCGGATGAATACCCCCAGGGAAGCACATGGGAGGGCAGTTACCTGTATATCAGAAATCTCGTGAAGGAAAACAGCTACCGTCTGGACACTCTTGTGCGGATACCCAAGACTGTGGTCATGGATTCCATGTATGCATACCTGCGCATTCTGGGAGTGATGATCGTGCTTCTGGTTCCGCTGGTGATGATCCTGATCTTTATGGTGAGGCGTCATATTCTGCAGCCCACAGAGCAGCTTATGGAGGGAGCCAGAGAGATCCAGGAGGGCAATCTGGGGTATCAGATCACCTTTGAGCCGGGCAGCCAGGAATTCGGCTATCTGACAGAATCCTTTAACCAGATGTCCAGCCGTCTGAAATATCAGTTTGACCATATTTATCAGGAGGAGATGGCACTTAAGGATGCCAGGATCATGGCTCTGCAGTCCCACATTAATCCTCACTTTATGAACAATACCCTGGAGATCATCAACTGGGAGGCCCGTCTCTCAGGCAATATGAAGATTTCCAAAATGATAGAATCCCTGTCCGTGCTCATGAACGCCGCTATGGACAGAAAGCGTCGCCACGTAGTGCCGCTGAAAGAAGAACTGCAGTATGTGGAGGCTTATCTTCATATAATGAAAGAGAGACTGGGAAATAGGCTCACTGTGGATTTGGAGATAGGGGAGGACACCTTAAATGAGAAGGTCCCCAGACTGATCCTGCAGCCTGTGATCGAGAATGCCATAGAACACGGCGTCATAAGAAGCGGCAGCGGCACAGTGGTGTTAAGGAGCTATAAGAAGGGGGACTACCTCTATCTGGAGACGGAGAACAACGGCATTATGAGCGAGCAGGAGAGGGCTAAGGTAGACAGGCTGCTTGCGCCTGACTATGACACCAGCAAGGAGTCCTCAGGCAATCTGGGCATAGCAAATGTGAACCAGAGACTGGGTATTTTGTATGGAGAACCCTGCGGACTGTCCATTTTCCAGGAAAAAGATGACCGGATTTGTGCCCGCTTGACCATTTTTGTTGGTCTAAGAGCACAATAAAAAGCAAAAAATCACAGTCTCAGTTATTCGCTTTTTACAATATATGCGGTATTATAATGTCATCAAGAAAAACAAAGCAAAACAAACAGTAAACAGGGAGGTAAGTTAGTTATGAAGAAGAAAGTTGTATCAGTTTTACTTGTTGGAGCAATGGCAGGAACTATGCTGGCAGGCTGCGGCGGTGACAACAAAGCAGCAGACGCCGGAGACAATACCAAGAAGGAAGATACCGCGGATAAATCCGACAGCAGTGACAGTGGCGATGACAGCAGCGCAGAGGGAAAGGTTACATTGAATGTGACCACAACATTTGCAGGAACTGAGAGTAACGTGGATAAATACCAGGAAACCATTGAGAACTGGCAGAAAGAGACAGGAAATAAGGTAAATGATTCCTCCGCATCTGCAGACGAAGCCATGAAAGCCCGTGTTATCACAGACTTTGAGACAGGTGCAGAACCGGACGTTATGTTCTACTTCAACGGCAATGACTCCAATCCGTTTGTAGAAGCGGATAAAGTGGTTCCCATTGATGAGATCCGTGAAAAATATCCGGACTATGCAGCGAACATGAATGATGACCTGATCCCCGGATCTCCGGTTGACGGTGTGAAATATGCAGTTCCCTTCTACGGATATTGGGAAGGTATGTACGTAAACAAGAAAGTCTGCGAGGATGCGGGTGTTGAGATCCCGGGACCAGACACCACATGGGAACAGTTCATGGAGACCTGCCAGAAGATCAAGGACGCAGGATATACCCCGATCGCAGCTTCTCTTATCAAAGAGCCGCACTATTGGTTTGAGTATTCTATCTACAATCATGACACACCGGCAACACACGTAGCTGTTCCGGAAAAAGTGGATGACAAAGTGGGCAAAGCCTGGGAAGCTGGTATCGCTGATATCAAGGATGTCTATGAAAAAGGTTTCTTTACAGAGAACACCAACACCTGCGAAGCTGATGAAGCATTCCAGGGATTCCTGCAGGATAAAGCTGCATTTTATGTAGACGGCTCCTGGAAAATGGGCGGTATCAGAGACAATTCTGATAATATTGATAACTTCACAGTTACTTTTGTACCTGGTCAGAACGAGAGAAAGACAACAGATATTATCAGCGGCCTGTCATCAGGATGGTACATCTCCAGAAAAGCATGGGATGATCCGGAAAAACAGAAAGCAGCTGTAGACTTAGTAGAAGCTTTTATCAACACAGAAACCGTATCTGATTACGCAGGAACAGCAACAACAGCATTAAAAGACGGCGCGCAGATCGATGAGAGCAAACTGAATTCACTGGAAAAAGACGCTCTTGCCATGCTGAAATCCGTAACCGCAACAACAGGCGCATGCCAGGATCTGTGCACAGAAGATCAGAGAGCTCCTATCTTCACCAATATGCCGCAGATCGTAGAAGGTCAGATGCAGATCAGTGATGCGATCCAGCAGGTTATCGACGCAATGGAAGAATAGTTTCTGTAACGTATAAACTGTATTTTTTAAGGACCGGAGAGGAGAAAATCCTCCGGTCCTTCTTAAAGAAAAGCAAGTGAAGTAACTTTCAAATGGACGCAGGTGTTCGCTTGAAAGTCTGGGAGGCGAAATCTATGAATAACACATCAAATATTTATAAGAATAAGAAGCCGGCCATTTTTTTCCTGCTGCCTGCATTCCTGTTCCTGATTCTGTATCTGTATTACCCATTTATCCAGAACATCTTCAACAGTTTCATGAAAATCAAAGGACTGGCAACTCCGGCCAAAGGGTTTAATGACCCGGTTTACAAGAACTACACACGTCTGTTCACAGACCCGAATATGAGAATTGCTCTGAAAAACACACTGATCATGATAATCGTGACCATCGTAGGGCAGGTGGGAATCGCGATCGTCATCGCACTTTTGGTAGATAACATCAAAAGAGGGGCAAAGTTCTTCCGTATCGTTTACTTCTTCCCTATTGTTATCTCAGCAACCGCATTAGGACTTCTGTTCAACCTGATCTTCCTGTATGACAAAGGTATGATCAACCAGCTTTTGGAGTTTTTAGGTAAGACGAACCTGACAGACTGGAAGGACGAAGCACATGCCATAATGACCATGATGATACCAGTCACCTGGCAGTATGTGGGATTCTACTTCATCATACTGCTGACCGGACTTAACAATATATCGGATGAACTGTATGAATCAGCATCCATTGACGGAGCCACAAGGTTCCAGAGAGTACGTTTCATCTCCATCCCGCTTCTCCACAATGTCATCTGCACCTGCTGTGTGCTGGCTGTGACAGGAGCACTGAAGGTCTTCGACCTGCCATGGATGATGTTCCCCAACGGAATGCCCTACGGCAAGACGTGGCTCACCGGTACGTATATGTACTACTACGCATTTGTAGCAAGTGACGCGGATTACAGTTCAACCATCGCAATTGTGATCGTTGTTCTGGGTATAATCCTGTCAAAGGTTGTAAATGTCATTTTCAAAGAGAAAGATTATTAGAAGGGAGATATAGAAAATGAAAAAGCGTAAATTTTCACCAGGCATGTGCGTCGTATATCTCATCCTGATATTCTGGGCACTTACAACGATTTATCCGATTTTGTGGGTTATCTTAAACTCATTTAAAGACAGAAAGAAAATAATTGCAAACTCCTTTGCACTGCCCATCGGTGACCTGTTCAGTATGGAGAACTATAAGACGGCATTTGACAGACTGAACATCTTTACCGCATATAAAAACAGTATCATTGTTTCCTGCTGCGTGGCAGTTGTGGTTATCCTCCTGGCAGGAATGGCCTCCTACGCACTGGTGCGCTATAACCTGAAAACAAAGAAACTTTTAAACACTCTGGTTGTGGCAGCCATGATGTTCCCGGTATTCGCAACCATCATCCCTGTATTCCGTATGGAATTTGCATGGGGGATCGTAAATACGGATAAAGTTTCCCTATCCCTTTTGTCACTCATACTACCGCAGATAGCCGGCAACCTGGCCTTTGCCATGGTGGTGCTCACGGGGTATATCAAGAGTCTTCCCATAGAGCTGGAAGAGTCGGCATACCTGGAAGGCTGCAATCCCATGCAGATCTTCTTTAAGATCGTAGTGCCCCTTACAAAACCATCTTTTGCAACAGTTGGTATCTTCAGTTTCCTGTGGAGCTACAATGACCTGTTCTCCCAGACCTTCTTCCTTCGTTTCAAAGACCAATGGGCGATCACACGACTGCTCATGGAGATTTCCTCCAGAGAAGGTACGGACTACGGTCTGATGGCAGCAGTGGTAACCTTGATCATCGTGCCGCTTCTGGTTGTGTATGTATGTCTGCAGAAGTACATTATCAAAGGTATGACAGCGGGAGCTGTGAAGGGATGATAGTACCGTCTGCCTGAGGATCTCAAGCAGGGACAATACCGTAACAATAAAAATCGGAAGGAAAGTATTTGGTGGAAAACAGGCCAGATACTTTCCTTTTTTTCGTTAATGTTTTATAATAATAAAAAGTGGTAAATATTTTACACAATTTTAACGCAAATTTGAAAGAAGAAGAAAAAATTTGTGATAAACTGTAACTATGCAGCAGGCCTGCGCGTGCACTGCGCTGACCGTAAGAAGGCATTCCGCTGTCAGACTAGATCCAGCCGTCCGAAGCGGTTTGGTACGGAGTTTTGTCTGTACTTTGAAGGCACTGTATAGTTACGATGTAACATGCAGCCCGTAATTGTGAGGGTATTGAACTGTTACAATATGAAAAAACTAAAACAGGAGCCGGGGGTACATATGTATAAAGTAGTGATCGTAGATGACGAACCAATTATCGCGGAGGGACTTTCCAAAGTGGTGCCGTGGGAGAAATACGGCTGCAGGATTGCGGCTACAGCGGGCAATGGGCAGGAGGGCCTGGAGGTCATAAGGAAGGAGCAGCCCAATATGGTGATATCCGATATTTCCATGCCGGGCATGGACGGCCTGAAAATGATTGCGGCTCTCAGAGTAGAATTTCCTGAGATGCAGATTTCTATTCTGACAGGGTACCGGGATTTTGACTACGCGCAGCAGGCCATCCGTCTTGGAGTGACGCGTTTCCTTTTAAAACCGTCCAATATGGACGAGATAGAGGAAGCTGTACAGGTCATGGCGGAAAACCTGAAAAAAAGCAATATCACCGGCCAGGAGGATGAGTCTGAGAATACAGCCGGAAGCTTTATTGTGAAGAATGCCCTGGCCTATATACAGGAAAACTATAATAAAAAGATTTCTTTAAGTGAAGTGGCTGAGAACACCTTTGTCAGCCAGTGGCATCTGAGCAAGCTGTTGAACAAACATCTGGAAAAGAGCTTTTCGGAAATCCTCAACTCCATTCGGATCGAGAAGGCAAAGGAGCTTTTGAAAGATCCGTCCCTGCGCATCGGAGATGTGGCAGAGGAAGTGGGATTTCTGGATATGGCGCATTTTTCCAGAGTATTTAAGAAGATAGAAGGAATTTCAGCCAACGAGTACAGAAATAAGATATAGTCCGTTTACGGAAGAGGTGAGAAAATGGCAATTACAAGATTTGCGGCAATTGATGTTGGCTCTTATCATGTATCCATGGATATCTATGAGATTTCGCCGAAAGCAGGTATCCGTCAGATTGATGAGGTCAGAAGCCGTCTGGAGATCGGGCGGGACACATACGGCACCGGGAAGATCGGGTATGATTCCACTCAGGAGCTGTGTGCCGTACTCCGGGACTTCGCAGGCATCATGAAGGAATACCAGGTGGATGCTTACCGGGCCTGCGCCACCAGTACCCTGCAGGAGGCTAGGAATGTCTGGATCGTATTGGACCAGGTATACCAGAAAACAGGCATCAATGTGGAAATCCTCAGCAACTCAGAGCAGAGGTTTTACGGTTATAAATCCCTGGCGGCCAAGGAAGCGGCATTTACAAAGATCATCCAGAAGGGAACTGCTATCATTGAGATCGGCGGAGGAAATGTACAGATTTCCCTGTTTGACAAGGACGCGCTGGTGACGACCCAGAATTTCAAGATGGGAAGCCTGCGTATCCGGGAGCGCCTGATCCCTGTGGAGAAAGAGACTGTTTACTATGAACATCTGGTGGAAGAGCTGATACACAATGATATTCTGAGCTTTAAAAAACTGCATCTGAAAGAGAGGAAGATTGACAATATCATTCTTCTAGGAGATGTGTTTATGGAAACGATCCTGAAGAAAAAAAGCAGCATGGAGGAAAACAGGACTGTCAGCCGTGACGCGTTTATGCAGGTGTATGAGGGCATTGTCCATAAATCTCCGGAGCAGGCCGCTGTGGAGCTGGGGATTTCCCTGGAGTTTGCCACCATCTTAGTGCCGACTCTGATCATCTGCAGAGTATTTATTGATGAGATGGGAGCAGACACTTTATGGCTGCCGGGAACCCAGTTAAATGACGGTGTATCCTATGACTACGCCCAGAAGCAGAAGCTCATCAAAAGCACTCATAATTTTGAAAATGACATACTGGTATCCGCCAGAAATATAGCGAAGCGCTACATGAGCAACAAGAGCCATACCCAGGCGGTTGCTCAGGTGGCCAACATAATCTTTGACAGCATGAAGAAGGTGCACGGTATGGGAAGCCGGGAAAAGCTGCTCCTGCAGATCGCGGTCATCCTTCACGACTGCGGGAAATATATCAGCATGAGCAATGCGGCTGAGTGTTCCTATGCGATCATCATGTCCACAGAGATCATCGGCCTGTCCCATATGGAACGGGAAGTCATTGCAAGTGTGGTGCGCTTTAATTCCGAGCCTTTCAAATATTACGGGGAGGCGGATTCCAAGAGTGCCATTGACCGTGACACTTACATGCTGATCGGCAAGCTGACCGCTATATTAAGGGTAGCCAATGCCCTGGACCGCAGCCATGAGCAGAAAGTGGAGGAAGTTAAGGCGGCAGTTAAGGAGAAAGAATTAATATTGACCATTGATACGCAGGAGGATCTTACACTGGAGGAAGGACTTCTGACAGAAAAGGCAGATTTCTTTGAAGAAGTGTTCAGTATCCGCCCGAGACTGCGCCGGAAGAAGAGAAGATAGGGGGCATAAGGATGGATTTAAAAGATTACATGAAACCGGAATATTACTGGAACAGGGAATTGAGCTGGATAAAATTTAATGAGAGAGTTCTCTCTGAAGCCAGGGACAAACCCCTTCCCCTGTTTGAAAGACTGAAATTTTTAAGTATCACAGCCTCCAATCTGGATGAATTTTTCATGATCCGTGTGGCATCCTTAAAGGATATGGTACATGCAAAATACACAAAACCGGATATTGCCGGCATGACGCCAAAGGAACAGTTAAAAGAGCTGTCCACAGTAACAAAGGAGCTGGTGGAGACACAGTATAATACCTACAACCGTTCTCTTCTGCCTGCGCTGAAGAAGGTAGGTCTTCATGTGGTGGAAAAGCATGAGGATCTCACAAAGGAGCAGCAGGCGTACGTAGACCGCTATTTTGAAGAGAGCGTATATCCGGTCCTGACGCCTATGGCCATGGATTCAGCCAGGCCTTTTCCCCTTATCAGAAACAAGACACTGAATATCGGTGCCCTGATTTCAAAAAAGGACAAAAAGGGAAAGGAGGAGCTTGAGTTCGCCACAGTCCAGGTGCCCTCTGTGCTGCCCAGAATTGTTATGCTGCCTGAGGATAAAAAGGGAAATACTGTTGTGATCTTACTGGAGCAGGTGATCGAGAGGAATATCGGAAAGCTGTTCCTAAGCAATGAGGTGGCCTGCACCTGTCCGTACCGGATCATGAGAAACGCGGATCTGACCATTGATGAGGATGAAGCGGCAGATCTCCTGAAAGAAATCCAGAAACAGTTGAAAAAGCGCCAGTGGGGTGAAGTGATCCGTCTGGAAGTGGAAGACAAGATGGATGAGAGACTTTTAGAAGTCCTCACAATGGAGTTTGAAATCAAGGAGGAGGACATCTTCCAGATCAACGGACCGCTGGATCTGACCTTCCTTATGAAGATGTACGGAATGGCCGGTTTTGATGAATACAGGAACAAGCCTTATACACCGGCTCCGGTGCCGGCTATGATGACAGACGAGGATATTTTTACCCAGATCAGAAGAGGGGATATTCTGCTGCACCATCCGTTTATGACATTTCAGCCAGTTGTGGATTTTGTGCGCCAGGCTGCAAAAGACCCGGATGTGCTGGCTATCAAGCAGACTCTGTACCGGGTCAGCGGCAATTCACCGATCATTGCGGCACTGGCTCAGGCAGCGGAGAACGGCAAGCAGGTCACTGTTTTGGTGGAGCTGAAGGCCCGCTTTGACGAAGAAAATAATATTGTCTGGGCAAAAATGCTTGAGAAAGCGGGATGCCATGTTATTTACGGGCTTCTGGGATTAAAAACACACAGCAAGATCACTCTGGTGGTGCGCAGGGAGGAGAACGGTATCCGCAGATATGTACATCTGGGAACCGGCAATTATAACGATTCCACAGCCAAGCTGTATACAGACTGCGGTATTCTTACCTGTTCTGCCAGGATCGGGGAGGATGCCACAGCGGTGTTTAACATGCTCTCCGGTTACTCGGAGCCAAGAACCTGGAATAAGCTTGTCGTGGCGCCTATCTGGATGCGTGACCGTTTTATCCACCAGATCGAGATGGAGCGGGAATATGCTCTGAAAGGCCGAAAGGCAAGAATCGTGGCCAAAATGAATTCCCTCTGCGACAGGGATATTATTGCCGCCCTGTATGCGGCCAGTGCGGCAGGGGTGAAGATTGACCTGATCGTGCGCGGAATCTGCTGCCTGAAGACGGGAATCCCGGGTATCAGCGAGAATATCACTGTGCGCTCTATTGTGGGTAATTTCCTGGAGCATAGCAGGATCTTTTACTTCTACAGCGACGGACATGAGGAAATCTTCATGGGAAGTGCAGACTGGATGCCCAGAAATCTTGACAAGAGGGTGGAAATCGTATTTCCCGTGGAGGATGAGAAGCTGAAGGAGGAAGTCAAACACATTCTGGAAATGCAGCTTGCTGACAATGTAAAGGCGCATGTGCTGCAGCCTGACGGAAAGTATGAGAAGATAGACAAAAGAGGCAAGGTATTGATGAGTTCCCAGGATTATTTCTGCGAGGAGGCATGGGAGCGGGCAAAACTTCCGGAAAGTGCTGTAGACAACAGAGTGTTTATTCCTGCCGAGGCACCGGAGGATTAAAAGTAAACAGTTATAGAAAGAAGGACTGCTGTCCGAAGGGAGAAGCCTTTGGATAACGGTCCTTTCTGGGGTTGAAGGCTGCTGCGGGAAGTCTCGTATTAGACAGCG is a window encoding:
- a CDS encoding RNA degradosome polyphosphate kinase — protein: MDLKDYMKPEYYWNRELSWIKFNERVLSEARDKPLPLFERLKFLSITASNLDEFFMIRVASLKDMVHAKYTKPDIAGMTPKEQLKELSTVTKELVETQYNTYNRSLLPALKKVGLHVVEKHEDLTKEQQAYVDRYFEESVYPVLTPMAMDSARPFPLIRNKTLNIGALISKKDKKGKEELEFATVQVPSVLPRIVMLPEDKKGNTVVILLEQVIERNIGKLFLSNEVACTCPYRIMRNADLTIDEDEAADLLKEIQKQLKKRQWGEVIRLEVEDKMDERLLEVLTMEFEIKEEDIFQINGPLDLTFLMKMYGMAGFDEYRNKPYTPAPVPAMMTDEDIFTQIRRGDILLHHPFMTFQPVVDFVRQAAKDPDVLAIKQTLYRVSGNSPIIAALAQAAENGKQVTVLVELKARFDEENNIVWAKMLEKAGCHVIYGLLGLKTHSKITLVVRREENGIRRYVHLGTGNYNDSTAKLYTDCGILTCSARIGEDATAVFNMLSGYSEPRTWNKLVVAPIWMRDRFIHQIEMEREYALKGRKARIVAKMNSLCDRDIIAALYAASAAGVKIDLIVRGICCLKTGIPGISENITVRSIVGNFLEHSRIFYFYSDGHEEIFMGSADWMPRNLDKRVEIVFPVEDEKLKEEVKHILEMQLADNVKAHVLQPDGKYEKIDKRGKVLMSSQDYFCEEAWERAKLPESAVDNRVFIPAEAPED